In Euwallacea fornicatus isolate EFF26 chromosome 2, ASM4011564v1, whole genome shotgun sequence, one genomic interval encodes:
- the LOC136345376 gene encoding mitochondrial potassium channel ATP-binding subunit isoform X1, with protein sequence MLWKCVLNIRSPHRLLGNFSRSPINSCTNSSKELIRKQFSNACRKPRMSTRENSKILPKLGLFVTSCGVIKLYLSTTNNRSYCEARHSRLAGYETNDVANLKFDYKLFWLYLKPHIWSFVTAILGALAVALLNIEIPQVMGGVINVLAKFSNEHDSKLFISEIQKPAFKLIAMYIAQSFFTFFYISTLSNLGEKIAYRMKSDLFASILQQDIAFFDAQRTGEIVTRLTADIQDFKSSFKQTISGGLRAATQIIGCSVSLLLISPYMTFISLLCIPSVIAVGTLFGSVLRVTSRRAQAQVEKTTAVADEAVSNIRTVRAFAMEDQERDMFLNEAEKAMVLNETLGFGIGIFQAGTNMFLNGTVLMTLYMGGYLLSTNQLSAGEVMSFLMAAQTIQRSLAQVSLLFGSVIKGLAAGSRVFEYINREPSVQLKGGKTISEQLLKGDIEFKNVTFAYPTRKQQVILDNFNLTVQAGKTVAIVGASGNGKSTIVALLERFYDVDRGAIAIDGHDIRSLDPSWLRRRALGLISQEPVLFGTTILENIRYGKPEATDDEVKKAAQLANADDFIGSFPDGYQTMVGERGATLSGGQKQRIAIARALLKDPRILLLDEATSALDAESEKTVQAALDNARKGRTVIVIAHRLSTVRNADVILVLNGGKIIEMGTHEQLQNLKGYYWALTYQQQQHPPEAG encoded by the exons ATGCTGTGGAAGTGTGTTCTGAATATACGGTCACCCCATCGACTTTTAGG aaatttctcCAGAAGCCCTATTAATTCCTGTACTAATAGTTCCAAAGAACTCATAAGGAAACAGTTTTCCAATGCCTGTAGGAAACCTCGGATGAGCACTagagaaaatagtaaaattctACCAAAACTAGGATTATTTGTCACAAGCTGTGGAGTTATAAAATTGTACTTAAGCACTACAAATAACAGGTCATATTGTGAAGCCCGCCATTCGAGGTTGGCTGGATATGAAACTAATGATGTGGCAAACTTAAAGTTTGATTATAAGCTGTTTTGGCTGTATTTGAAGCCACATATTTGGAGTTTTGTAACCGCAATATTG ggTGCTTTAGCTGTTGCTCTTCTAAACATTGAAATTCCACAAGTTATGGGTGGGGTAATTAATGTATTGGCAAAGTTCAGTAATGAACATGATAGTAAATTGTTTATCTCTGAAATACAGAAACCAGCATTTAAGTTGATTGCTATGTATATTGCTCAG AGTTTCTTCACTTTCTTCTATATTTCGACCTTATCAAACTTAGGAGAGAAAATCGCATATCGCATGAAATCTGATCTTTTCGCCTCGATTTTGCAACAAGACATAGCATTTTTCGACGCCCAGAGAACTGGCGAAATTGTCACCAg ACTTACGGCAGATATACAAGATTTCAAGAGCAGTTTTAAGCAGACTATTTCCGGAGGGCTTCGAGCCGCTACTCAGATCATCGGGTGCTCAGTCTCCTTATTGCTAATCTCCCCTTATATGACGTTTATTTCCCTGCTCTGCATTCCTTCAGTGATCGCAGTGGGAACCTTATTTGGATCCGTTCTGCGGGTTACATCTCGAAGGGCGCAAGCCCAG GTCGAGAAGACTACTGCAGTGGCTGATGAGGCCGTCAGCAACATCCGCACTGTGAGGGCGTTCGCAATGGAGGATCAGGAACGCGATATGTTTCTAAATGAAGCTGAGAAAGCCATGGTTCTAAATGAGACTTTAGGCTTCGGAATTGGAATATTCCAAGCAGGGACTAACATGTTTCTAAACGG CACAGTATTGATGACGTTGTACATGGGCGGATATTTGCTTTCTACTAATCAACTATCTGCGGGGGAGGTGATGTCGTTTTTGATGGCGGCGCAGACGATTCAAAGATCTCTCGCGCAGGTGTCTCTTTTGTTTGGCAGTGTTATTAAAGGGCTCGCTGCGGGAAGTCGCGTTTTTGAG tataTTAACAGGGAACCATCTGTCCAGCTGAAAGGTGGGAAGACTATTTCCGAACAACTATTAAAGGGAGACATTGAGTTCAAAAATGTCACCTTCGCTTATCCCACTAGAAAGCAACAG GTTATTTTGGATAATTTCAATCTTACGGTGCAAGCGGGAAAGACCGTGGCCATTGTGGGGGCATCTGGCAACGGGAAATCGACCATCGTTGCACTTTTAGAGCG aTTCTACGACGTAGATAGAGGAGCGATTGCCATTGATGGCCACGATATCCGTAGTTTAGACCCTTCGTGGCTCAGGAGGAGAGCTTTAGGTCTTATTAGTCAGGAACCGGTTTTATTTGGCACAACGATCTTAGAAAACATTCGATACGGCAAACCCGAGGCCACAGATGATGAG gtgaAGAAAGCTGCTCAACTTGCCAATGCCGATGACTTTATCGGTAGCTTTCCCGACGGTTATCAAACAATGGTCGGAGAACGAGGCGCCACTTTGTCTGGTGGTCAAAAGCAACGCATTGCAATAGCGAGGGCATTGCTTAAAGATCCAAGGATCTTATTATTAGACGAAGCAACCAG tgCTTTGGATGCAGAGTCCGAAAAGACCGTGCAAGCGGCTCTGGATAACGCTAGAAAAGGACGGACTGTGATAGTAATCGCCCACCGGTTGTCGACAGTCAGGAACGCCGACgttattttggtgttgaacggaggaaaaattattgag ATGGGAACTCATGAACaactacaaaacttgaaagggTATTATTGGGCGTTGACCTACCAGCAACAACAGCATCCACCTGAGGCAGGATAA
- the LOC136345372 gene encoding uncharacterized protein, with the protein MEELESRIELLNNTDPNDKFVSNIKSIVKVLTDLDMATIESKILVRVLPAIQIRLSNIYSDNYSLYEIIEDQSVRTTISGNLETSFQLTEIAQELLHLIYLQCPIVPTQIESVLKSLPLYIKLTAEHWNTSSEAYKNSYIEELSRICEVVKHLYASFLILLERCICIEDNAEQLSLLGQTLIAVCEMPAILSSMDASSIISSWKCFITMSTKHSSLLESYINISCCIKLLGDDYCRVMESLKDQDPQIYCKQLKVGFFLAKIACTTFTQLVELSDIVASELLVFYGKVLNFSPEYFVYTNLSNESNELENKLVTVFDELLRHLLVAEGEVFKRQLQSYTKISKNTDYFEKYSIGFLILINKILSFICDITSDWSGLMISLAESTFTLLSLCHKMLFSERKNAEIFQHLIINLSGGILIHDTTIQSVHILLKYLLLQNNFFAAVLALEVLSLVSSNITSEENLTLLINLLYGVSELSLDIFTHRPDIEFLKCLLHRLFQQLPNVFKEQVVKLFRPEQCVEVWRLLGFEYLPVDLVQSALEPIVSSMADCVGSLGYDADEEVVINIAESSALIAAAPLIHPRGDEILTTLEKFWSFDITNQILENNLMKYFTAKVSSLSAMEIHPDVIITKLKCMVSNKAYWISILKMCQIILFRRYKTLGAIGSKDIGLLIKSATETNPVLKELYLQMLKNLNHSQPDILNQLLDSWDSYFAHEVFEYLESFKRNPLNKVKNFEYNERKFIHKCLTWKENVVNYPHPKRFKFDNVKEAVGVAKSLPDMRANKENVTKTFRSAPMTNVNEEVEEENETVSQVIQRIKGEVKCLIKASTNEKLTSKNISDLRILMSQLSSLM; encoded by the exons ATGGAAGAACTGGAATCAAGAATT GAATTGTTGAATAATACTGACCCAAATGATAAATTCGTTTCCAATATCAAATCAATTGTAAAAGTGCTAACAGACTTAGACATGGCCACAATCGAATCCAAAATACTAGTCAGGGTTCTTCCTGCCATTCAAATTCGGCTCAGTAAT ATATATTCtgataattattcattatatgAAATCATAGAAGACCAAAGTGTCCGTACAACTATAAGTGGAAATCTTGAG ACCAGCTTCCAGTTAACTGAAATTGCGCAGGAgttattacatttaatttatttgcaatgcCCCATAGTGCCCACTCAGATAGAATCTGTTTTAAAGTCCTTGCCCCTGTACATTAAACTTACAGCTGAGCATTGGAACACTAG cTCAGAGGCATATAAAAACTCATATATAGAAGAACTTTCAAGAATATGTGAAGTTGTTAAACACCTCTACGCAagctttttaattcttcttgaACGATGTATATGCATTGAAGACAATGCTGAACAACTAAGCTTACTGGGACAGACACTGATTGCAGTTTGTGAAATGCCAGCTATCCTGAGCAGTATGGATGCTAGCAGCATTATATCCAGTTGGAAATGTTTCATAACTATGTCAACAAAACACTCCTCCTTATTAGaaagttatataaatataagcTGTTGCATTAAACTATTGGGTGATGATTACTGTAGGGTTATGGAGTCATTGAAAGATCAA GACCCTCAAATATACTGTAAGCAGTTAAAAGTGGGTTTCTTTTTGGCCAAAATTGCATGCACTACATTTACTCAGTTGGTAGAATTGTCGGATATCGTTGCATCGGAATTGTTAGTGTTCTATGGAAAAGTGTTGAA ctTCTCCCCAGAATATTTCGTTTATACGAATTTGTCCAATGAAAGCAATGAGTtagaaaataaacttgttACGGTGTTTGATGAGCTTTTGAGGCATTTATTAGTAGCTGAAGGTGAAGTTTTTAAG CGTCAACTTCAAAGCTAtactaaaatttccaaaaacacgGATTACTTCGAGAAATACTCCATTGGTTTCCTGATtttgattaacaaaattttaagttttatctGTGATATTACGTCAGATTGGTCTGGACTTATGATCAGCTTGGCTGAAAGTACTTTCACGCTTTTGTCTCTCT GTCACAAAATGTTGTTTAGTGAAAGAAAAAACGCAGAAATATTccaacatttaataataaatcttaGTGGAGGCATCCTTATTCACGACACCACCATACAAAGTGTGCATATATTgctcaaatatttattgctcCAAAACAATTTCTTTGCAGCCGTACTGGCGTTAGAGGTTTTGTCACTAGTTTCAAG CAACATAACCAGCGAAGAAAACCTGACACTTCTAATAAACCTCCTCTATGGCGTATCGGAACTGTCTTTGGATATATTCACCCATAGACCcgatattgaatttttgaaatgccttCTACACAGATTATTTCAGCAATTgccaaatgttttcaaagaaCAGGTGGTAAAACTGTTTAGGCCGGAGCAGTGCGTGGAAGTCTGGAGATTGTTGGGATTTGAGTATCTACCCGTGGATTTAGTACAGTCTGCGCTGGAGCCCATTGTTTCGTCCATGGCGGATTGTGTCGGATCTTTAGGATATGATGCTGATGAAGAAGTTGTTATCAATATT GCAGAGAGCTCGGCCCTTATCGCCGCAGCCCCCTTAATACATCCAAGAGGCGACGAAATTCTAACTACGCTAGAAAAATTCTGGTCCTTCGACATTACGAACCAAATACTGGAAAACAAccttatgaaatattttacagCGAAAGTATCCAGTCTATCTGCAATGGAAATACATCCAGACGTT ataattacTAAGCTAAAATGCATGGTAAGCAATAAGGCTTACTGGATTAGTATTCTTAAAATGTGTCAAATAATATTGTTCAGGCGATATAAAACCTTAGGAGCAATAGGCTCCAAAGACATAGGATTACTTATCAAGTCTGCTACAGAAACCAACCCTGTACTCAAAGAATTGTACCTGCAAATGCTGAAAAACCTAAATCATTCACAACCAGATATCTTAAACCAATTATTAGACAGCTGGGATTCTTATTTCGCCCATGAAGTGTTTGAATATCTTGAAAGTTTTAAGAGAAATCccttaaacaaagttaaaaatttcgaatacaatgaaagaaaatttatacaCAAATGTCTAACTTGGAAAGAAAACGTGGTGAATTATCCTCATCcaaaaagattcaaatttgataatgttaaagaggcCGTTGGTGTGGCCAAAAGTTTGCCGGATATGAGGGCCAACAAAGAAAACGTAACGAAGACTTTTAGAAGTGCGCCTATGACGAATGTAAACGAAGAGGTTGAGGAAGAAAATGAGACTGTGTCACAGGTGATCCAAAGGATAAAAGGTGAAGTAAAATGCCTGATAAAGGCCAGTACCAATGAGAAGTTaacatcaaaaaatatatcagaTTTGAGAATTCTTATGAGTCAGTTATCTTCGTTAATGTAA
- the LOC136345376 gene encoding mitochondrial potassium channel ATP-binding subunit isoform X2 has translation MSTRENSKILPKLGLFVTSCGVIKLYLSTTNNRSYCEARHSRLAGYETNDVANLKFDYKLFWLYLKPHIWSFVTAILGALAVALLNIEIPQVMGGVINVLAKFSNEHDSKLFISEIQKPAFKLIAMYIAQSFFTFFYISTLSNLGEKIAYRMKSDLFASILQQDIAFFDAQRTGEIVTRLTADIQDFKSSFKQTISGGLRAATQIIGCSVSLLLISPYMTFISLLCIPSVIAVGTLFGSVLRVTSRRAQAQVEKTTAVADEAVSNIRTVRAFAMEDQERDMFLNEAEKAMVLNETLGFGIGIFQAGTNMFLNGTVLMTLYMGGYLLSTNQLSAGEVMSFLMAAQTIQRSLAQVSLLFGSVIKGLAAGSRVFEYINREPSVQLKGGKTISEQLLKGDIEFKNVTFAYPTRKQQVILDNFNLTVQAGKTVAIVGASGNGKSTIVALLERFYDVDRGAIAIDGHDIRSLDPSWLRRRALGLISQEPVLFGTTILENIRYGKPEATDDEVKKAAQLANADDFIGSFPDGYQTMVGERGATLSGGQKQRIAIARALLKDPRILLLDEATSALDAESEKTVQAALDNARKGRTVIVIAHRLSTVRNADVILVLNGGKIIEMGTHEQLQNLKGYYWALTYQQQQHPPEAG, from the exons ATGAGCACTagagaaaatagtaaaattctACCAAAACTAGGATTATTTGTCACAAGCTGTGGAGTTATAAAATTGTACTTAAGCACTACAAATAACAGGTCATATTGTGAAGCCCGCCATTCGAGGTTGGCTGGATATGAAACTAATGATGTGGCAAACTTAAAGTTTGATTATAAGCTGTTTTGGCTGTATTTGAAGCCACATATTTGGAGTTTTGTAACCGCAATATTG ggTGCTTTAGCTGTTGCTCTTCTAAACATTGAAATTCCACAAGTTATGGGTGGGGTAATTAATGTATTGGCAAAGTTCAGTAATGAACATGATAGTAAATTGTTTATCTCTGAAATACAGAAACCAGCATTTAAGTTGATTGCTATGTATATTGCTCAG AGTTTCTTCACTTTCTTCTATATTTCGACCTTATCAAACTTAGGAGAGAAAATCGCATATCGCATGAAATCTGATCTTTTCGCCTCGATTTTGCAACAAGACATAGCATTTTTCGACGCCCAGAGAACTGGCGAAATTGTCACCAg ACTTACGGCAGATATACAAGATTTCAAGAGCAGTTTTAAGCAGACTATTTCCGGAGGGCTTCGAGCCGCTACTCAGATCATCGGGTGCTCAGTCTCCTTATTGCTAATCTCCCCTTATATGACGTTTATTTCCCTGCTCTGCATTCCTTCAGTGATCGCAGTGGGAACCTTATTTGGATCCGTTCTGCGGGTTACATCTCGAAGGGCGCAAGCCCAG GTCGAGAAGACTACTGCAGTGGCTGATGAGGCCGTCAGCAACATCCGCACTGTGAGGGCGTTCGCAATGGAGGATCAGGAACGCGATATGTTTCTAAATGAAGCTGAGAAAGCCATGGTTCTAAATGAGACTTTAGGCTTCGGAATTGGAATATTCCAAGCAGGGACTAACATGTTTCTAAACGG CACAGTATTGATGACGTTGTACATGGGCGGATATTTGCTTTCTACTAATCAACTATCTGCGGGGGAGGTGATGTCGTTTTTGATGGCGGCGCAGACGATTCAAAGATCTCTCGCGCAGGTGTCTCTTTTGTTTGGCAGTGTTATTAAAGGGCTCGCTGCGGGAAGTCGCGTTTTTGAG tataTTAACAGGGAACCATCTGTCCAGCTGAAAGGTGGGAAGACTATTTCCGAACAACTATTAAAGGGAGACATTGAGTTCAAAAATGTCACCTTCGCTTATCCCACTAGAAAGCAACAG GTTATTTTGGATAATTTCAATCTTACGGTGCAAGCGGGAAAGACCGTGGCCATTGTGGGGGCATCTGGCAACGGGAAATCGACCATCGTTGCACTTTTAGAGCG aTTCTACGACGTAGATAGAGGAGCGATTGCCATTGATGGCCACGATATCCGTAGTTTAGACCCTTCGTGGCTCAGGAGGAGAGCTTTAGGTCTTATTAGTCAGGAACCGGTTTTATTTGGCACAACGATCTTAGAAAACATTCGATACGGCAAACCCGAGGCCACAGATGATGAG gtgaAGAAAGCTGCTCAACTTGCCAATGCCGATGACTTTATCGGTAGCTTTCCCGACGGTTATCAAACAATGGTCGGAGAACGAGGCGCCACTTTGTCTGGTGGTCAAAAGCAACGCATTGCAATAGCGAGGGCATTGCTTAAAGATCCAAGGATCTTATTATTAGACGAAGCAACCAG tgCTTTGGATGCAGAGTCCGAAAAGACCGTGCAAGCGGCTCTGGATAACGCTAGAAAAGGACGGACTGTGATAGTAATCGCCCACCGGTTGTCGACAGTCAGGAACGCCGACgttattttggtgttgaacggaggaaaaattattgag ATGGGAACTCATGAACaactacaaaacttgaaagggTATTATTGGGCGTTGACCTACCAGCAACAACAGCATCCACCTGAGGCAGGATAA